In one window of Candidatus Schekmanbacteria bacterium DNA:
- a CDS encoding Do family serine endopeptidase, translated as MKRNIIFLKILSLLLFGFILWNGVQGDLYGKKNREKIWLELNNPKSLVKLDENKVPLSFVPLVNNFYKAVVNINTVFLSKEDDSYHNFLKSEEEEGIPFDDLLENFNKKDRSKYYRRVNLGSGFVINPDGYILTNNHVIKGATKINVTFWNKEEYEARIIGRDVDNDIALLKIDVTKKINYVPLGSSNLLNVGEWVVAIGNPYGLSHSITAGIVSAKGRIIGIDPVHTFIQTDAAINPGNSGGPLFNIYGEVVGINTAIIANGTGIGFAIPVDRVKRVLEKIVPENSIDRSWLGIRIQPLDKLMSKSFGIKGRKGVLVGDVVLGSPANRAGIKTGDVIFAFNGKEVTSCRQLFFQVEKSAPDSPSEVQIYRNGSLKTIQVVPEKISRRFIVRSSADLTNLLGIEVEEIPNGYFPEKERKIEGVFVKTVDRGSVAYRAGINEGDIVMWINGRDIRNLEEFDKTIDFLEKYENIVFLLYRNGHTFYSVASRKG; from the coding sequence ATGAAAAGGAATATTATTTTCTTGAAGATACTTTCCTTGTTGCTCTTTGGCTTCATATTGTGGAATGGTGTGCAAGGTGATTTGTATGGCAAAAAAAACAGGGAAAAGATATGGCTTGAACTCAATAATCCAAAATCTCTCGTCAAATTGGATGAAAATAAAGTACCTCTTTCCTTTGTTCCTCTCGTGAATAATTTTTATAAAGCAGTGGTGAATATAAATACTGTTTTTCTCAGCAAGGAAGATGATTCATACCATAACTTTTTGAAATCAGAAGAAGAAGAAGGAATTCCCTTTGATGACCTTTTAGAGAATTTCAATAAGAAAGATAGAAGCAAATATTATCGAAGGGTCAACTTGGGGTCAGGTTTTGTTATAAATCCCGATGGCTATATTCTGACTAACAATCATGTAATCAAGGGTGCCACCAAGATCAATGTAACATTTTGGAATAAAGAGGAATATGAAGCCCGCATTATTGGACGAGATGTTGACAATGACATTGCACTGCTGAAGATTGATGTTACAAAAAAGATAAATTATGTTCCTCTTGGCAGTTCCAACCTGTTGAATGTAGGTGAATGGGTTGTGGCAATTGGCAATCCTTATGGTTTGAGCCATTCGATTACAGCAGGGATTGTGAGTGCAAAAGGTCGAATAATAGGCATTGACCCCGTCCATACATTCATTCAGACAGATGCTGCCATAAATCCTGGCAACAGTGGAGGTCCTTTATTCAATATTTATGGTGAGGTAGTTGGAATAAACACAGCGATTATTGCAAACGGAACAGGTATAGGCTTTGCAATTCCTGTGGACAGAGTAAAAAGAGTATTGGAAAAGATTGTTCCGGAAAATTCGATAGACAGGTCATGGTTGGGGATAAGAATTCAACCCTTGGATAAATTGATGTCAAAAAGTTTTGGAATAAAGGGAAGGAAGGGTGTGTTGGTTGGCGATGTTGTATTGGGGAGTCCTGCAAACAGAGCAGGTATAAAGACTGGTGATGTGATTTTTGCATTCAATGGTAAGGAAGTAACTTCATGCAGACAACTTTTTTTTCAAGTTGAAAAATCAGCCCCTGATTCTCCTTCGGAAGTTCAGATTTACCGCAATGGATCTTTGAAAACGATTCAAGTTGTTCCTGAAAAGATATCAAGAAGATTTATTGTGCGCTCCTCTGCCGACTTGACAAATTTATTGGGAATTGAAGTGGAAGAGATACCTAATGGATATTTTCCTGAAAAAGAAAGAAAGATAGAGGGAGTCTTTGTAAAAACAGTTGACAGGGGAAGTGTGGCTTATCGAGCAGGAATAAATGAAGGCGACATAGTGATGTGGATAAATGGAAGAGACATAAGAAATTTAGAGGAATTTGATAAAACAATAGACTTTCTCGAGAAATATGAAAATATAGTT
- a CDS encoding thiazole synthase, producing MMEEDVLVLGNKKFKSRLFVGTGKYSSFEETKQALEISGAEIVTVAVRRVNLDDPSKESLLDYIDREKYTILPNTAGCYTEEDAVRTARLAREAGLSDMVKLEVIGDEKTLFPDNEALLSATKTLVKEGFIVLPYTNDDPIMAKKLEDAGAAAVMPLGAPIGSGLGIRNPYNIKIILETVKVPVIVDAGVGTASDAAIAMELGCDGVLMNTGIAGAKKPLLMAEAMKYAVKAGRLAYLAGRIPKKLYATASSPITDIIGQD from the coding sequence ATGATGGAAGAAGATGTTTTGGTGTTAGGAAACAAAAAGTTTAAATCACGACTATTTGTTGGTACAGGAAAATATTCGAGCTTTGAAGAAACAAAGCAGGCTCTTGAAATATCAGGTGCAGAGATTGTTACCGTTGCAGTTAGAAGGGTAAATCTTGATGACCCATCAAAGGAATCCTTGCTCGATTATATAGACAGGGAAAAATATACGATACTGCCTAATACAGCAGGCTGTTATACAGAAGAAGACGCAGTGCGAACTGCACGCCTTGCAAGGGAGGCAGGATTGTCAGATATGGTTAAGCTCGAAGTCATCGGTGATGAAAAGACGCTTTTTCCTGATAATGAAGCGCTTTTGTCTGCAACCAAAACTTTGGTTAAAGAGGGGTTCATTGTTTTGCCTTATACAAATGATGATCCCATAATGGCAAAAAAACTTGAAGATGCAGGAGCAGCCGCTGTAATGCCTTTAGGTGCTCCCATAGGTTCAGGGCTTGGGATTAGAAATCCCTACAATATAAAAATCATTCTTGAGACGGTAAAAGTGCCAGTAATTGTTGATGCAGGTGTGGGTACAGCTTCAGATGCGGCAATTGCTATGGAATTGGGATGTGATGGTGTATTGATGAATACCGGAATAGCTGGAGCAAAAAAACCTCTGCTTATGGCTGAAGCTATGAAATATGCTGTTAAAGCAGGACGTCTTGCTTATCTTGCAGGAAGAATACCAAAGAAACTATACGCAACAGCATCGAGCCCGATTACAGACATCATTGGACAGGATTGA
- the thiD gene encoding bifunctional hydroxymethylpyrimidine kinase/phosphomethylpyrimidine kinase, translating to MFKVLTIAGSDSCGGAGIQADQRAVNSLGGYAATVITAITSQNTTGIRSIFALPDDIVNDQLDAVLSDIKFDAVKTGMLYSSSVIEIIAKKLKRYKVKNLVIDPVTISKSGNTLLKKNAVQSLISSLIPLSLVITPNIEEAGLLAGMKIGNLTDMKVAAKKIYRMGARNVLIKGGHLKGLPLDLLYDGKKYTLYEGTRIDTKNTHGIGCAFSAIIASYLAINYSLKDAISNAKKIIESSLKNAEDIGKGQSSPDTNSWVVDEAMSYEAIEDAKKAYNLLAENSVGDLVAEVQMNIVSAKRNAEKVDDIAAFPGRIFKINDKIYTHSSPRLGASSHMARVLLAARKFDKTIFGAINIKYSPSIISACRKAGLKVMEFSRKDEPLSFKKKEGQSLDWGVQAVLSKTSVMPDVIFDRGGIGKEAMVRVFGKSAVDSAQKILKIQKCLR from the coding sequence ATGTTCAAAGTACTGACAATAGCGGGCTCAGATTCGTGCGGAGGCGCAGGAATACAAGCAGACCAAAGGGCTGTAAATTCTTTAGGTGGATATGCAGCTACTGTAATAACGGCTATTACATCACAGAATACAACTGGAATAAGAAGCATTTTTGCTTTGCCTGATGATATCGTAAATGACCAACTTGATGCAGTCCTTTCAGACATAAAATTTGATGCAGTGAAAACAGGTATGCTCTATTCATCATCAGTGATTGAAATTATTGCAAAGAAACTTAAAAGGTATAAAGTCAAGAATTTAGTTATTGATCCTGTAACAATCTCAAAGAGCGGCAATACTCTGTTAAAAAAGAATGCCGTTCAAAGCCTCATTTCATCTCTTATTCCTCTATCTCTCGTAATTACTCCAAACATAGAGGAAGCTGGTCTTCTTGCAGGTATGAAAATAGGAAATCTTACTGATATGAAAGTTGCGGCTAAAAAAATTTACAGAATGGGAGCAAGAAATGTCCTTATCAAAGGGGGACATTTGAAGGGTCTGCCACTGGATCTACTTTATGATGGAAAAAAATATACTCTTTATGAAGGGACACGAATCGATACGAAGAATACTCATGGAATAGGATGCGCTTTTTCTGCCATCATAGCATCTTATCTTGCAATCAACTATTCTCTTAAAGATGCCATTTCAAATGCAAAGAAAATCATAGAGAGTTCACTCAAAAATGCAGAGGATATAGGAAAGGGGCAAAGTTCTCCTGATACAAATTCCTGGGTTGTAGATGAAGCAATGTCTTACGAAGCAATAGAGGATGCAAAAAAAGCATACAACCTTTTAGCAGAAAATTCTGTAGGAGATTTGGTAGCAGAAGTTCAGATGAATATAGTTTCAGCAAAAAGAAATGCTGAGAAAGTCGATGACATTGCAGCATTTCCGGGACGCATTTTTAAGATAAATGACAAGATTTATACTCATTCCTCTCCAAGGTTAGGGGCATCGAGTCATATGGCAAGAGTTTTGTTGGCTGCTAGAAAATTTGATAAAACAATCTTCGGTGCCATAAATATAAAATATTCACCTTCTATAATTTCAGCTTGTAGAAAAGCAGGCTTGAAAGTAATGGAATTTAGTAGAAAAGATGAACCACTATCGTTTAAAAAGAAGGAAGGCCAAAGTCTTGATTGGGGAGTACAAGCTGTCTTATCGAAAACATCGGTAATGCCTGATGTAATTTTTGACAGAGGCGGAATAGGAAAGGAAGCAATGGTAAGGGTTTTTGGCAAAAGCGCAGTAGATTCAGCTCAAAAAATTTTAAAGATACAAAAATGCTTGAGGTGA
- the thiE gene encoding thiamine phosphate synthase, with protein MTEMTVPLFRLCLVTDRKSVNNGLLEIISEAVEGGVDAVQIRENDLSAKEIYEMVLQVREVVKDRAKIIVNDRIDAAVSAGADGVHLGWKSIPLDKAVEIAKRFSLFVGISCHSIGEVIEAKQKDADYVSLGPIYETPSKKGILLPLGLEEIKKVKDRVNIHLTAIGGIEESNCDKVIKAGADAVSVIRAIQQADAPYESAKRLRRIIGQCSKY; from the coding sequence TTGACAGAAATGACTGTTCCCTTGTTTAGACTCTGCTTGGTCACAGACAGGAAATCAGTGAATAATGGTTTGCTTGAAATTATAAGTGAGGCAGTTGAGGGAGGTGTTGATGCCGTTCAAATCAGAGAAAATGATTTGAGTGCAAAAGAAATATATGAGATGGTTCTTCAGGTTAGAGAAGTTGTCAAAGATAGAGCAAAGATTATAGTCAACGACAGAATAGATGCCGCTGTTTCAGCAGGGGCAGATGGAGTTCATCTTGGCTGGAAGTCTATCCCATTGGATAAAGCCGTAGAGATAGCAAAAAGATTTTCACTGTTTGTAGGAATATCCTGCCACAGCATTGGTGAGGTAATTGAAGCTAAACAGAAGGATGCAGATTATGTTTCATTAGGCCCTATTTATGAAACTCCGTCAAAGAAAGGAATTCTATTACCCTTGGGTTTGGAGGAAATAAAAAAGGTCAAAGATAGAGTTAATATTCATTTGACTGCTATAGGCGGCATTGAAGAAAGTAATTGTGATAAGGTTATCAAAGCAGGGGCTGATGCAGTATCAGTTATTCGTGCCATTCAGCAAGCAGATGCCCCGTATGAATCAGCTAAAAGACTAAGAAGGATTATCGGGCAATGTTCAAAGTACTGA
- the thiS gene encoding sulfur carrier protein ThiS — translation MKIKVNGKEKELEEEITIKKLIDLLGLADRPLAVELNKEVVKKENHNSVRLKDGDTVEIIHFVGGG, via the coding sequence ATAAAAATCAAGGTTAACGGTAAAGAAAAGGAATTGGAAGAAGAGATTACAATAAAGAAGCTAATTGACCTTCTTGGGTTGGCAGACCGTCCTTTGGCTGTTGAATTGAACAAGGAAGTTGTCAAAAAAGAAAATCATAACAGTGTAAGGTTGAAGGATGGGGACACCGTTGAAATAATTCATTTTGTCGGTGGTGGATAA
- the thiC gene encoding phosphomethylpyrimidine synthase ThiC: MQTLIKKKKKGIITDSVKSVSLYEGVSPEEIAAKIIEGKVIIPYNSKRKKKIEPRGVGEGLFTKVNANIGTSPEREKIDDEIKKVKVAISAGADSIMDLSTGKNARKTLKRVIAESNVMVGTVPIYLAAVDAFNSEKSIKDITKEDFFRAVEEQLKEGVDFVTIHCGITLRTLESLKTSGRITGIVSRGGSILAKWMTHNERENPFYEDYSRLVELLKKYDAAISLGDGLRPGCLADATDRPQVQELVHLGELAKEAFEEGVQVMIEGPGHVPLDQIETNIKLQKKMCNGAPFYVLGPLVTDIAPGYDHITSAIGGAYAGMYGADFLCYVTPSEHLRLPTVEDVKEAVIVARIAAHAADIAKGKKGAIERDNQMAAARKRLDWDKQIELSIDPEKASNMRKSSMPQSPDVCTMCGVFCSMKENPQEDIEKKRKMK; encoded by the coding sequence ATGCAAACACTTATAAAAAAAAAAAAAAAGGGGATAATTACTGATAGTGTAAAGTCGGTGTCTCTATACGAAGGGGTATCCCCGGAGGAGATTGCTGCAAAGATCATCGAAGGCAAGGTAATTATTCCTTACAACAGCAAAAGAAAAAAGAAGATTGAACCAAGGGGAGTAGGGGAGGGATTGTTTACTAAAGTAAACGCAAACATAGGAACATCTCCTGAACGAGAAAAGATCGATGATGAAATCAAGAAGGTCAAAGTAGCCATATCTGCTGGAGCGGACTCCATAATGGACTTGAGTACCGGGAAAAATGCACGCAAGACTTTAAAAAGAGTTATTGCAGAAAGCAATGTAATGGTGGGGACAGTTCCTATATACCTTGCAGCAGTTGATGCTTTCAATAGCGAAAAATCCATAAAGGATATAACAAAAGAAGATTTTTTCCGTGCTGTAGAAGAACAGTTAAAAGAAGGAGTTGATTTTGTCACGATTCACTGTGGCATAACACTGCGTACTCTTGAATCTCTAAAAACAAGCGGAAGGATAACAGGTATCGTAAGTCGAGGTGGTTCTATACTCGCAAAATGGATGACACATAATGAAAGAGAAAATCCTTTCTATGAAGATTATAGCCGTCTCGTTGAACTTTTAAAGAAATATGATGCCGCAATAAGCTTGGGTGATGGCTTGAGACCCGGATGTTTGGCAGATGCAACGGATAGGCCGCAAGTGCAGGAATTGGTTCATCTTGGAGAATTGGCAAAGGAAGCCTTTGAGGAAGGTGTACAGGTTATGATTGAAGGTCCGGGACATGTTCCCCTTGACCAAATTGAAACAAATATCAAACTTCAGAAAAAGATGTGCAATGGTGCTCCTTTCTATGTATTGGGCCCGCTTGTTACTGATATAGCGCCGGGTTATGACCATATTACATCTGCAATAGGCGGAGCTTATGCAGGTATGTATGGGGCAGATTTTCTATGCTATGTGACACCTTCTGAGCATCTTCGACTGCCAACTGTAGAAGATGTGAAAGAAGCTGTAATTGTGGCGAGGATAGCTGCTCATGCAGCAGATATAGCAAAAGGCAAAAAAGGTGCTATTGAGCGCGATAACCAAATGGCTGCAGCAAGGAAACGGCTTGATTGGGATAAGCAGATTGAGCTGTCAATTGATCCGGAAAAAGCATCAAATATGAGAAAATCATCGATGCCCCAATCTCCTGATGTGTGCACTATGTGTGGGGTTTTTTGTTCTATGAAAGAAAATCCACAAGAGGATATTGAGAAAAAACGAAAAATGAAATGA